One part of the Saprospiraceae bacterium genome encodes these proteins:
- a CDS encoding CHAT domain-containing protein — protein MIKIKSICLLILIPLFGFSQIKDTTKISKKIDSLLLESQALIETRNLDLAFKKLSLAKTICSDSFGTNSFQYGLVCYKFGNYFEEAGDYPNAEKWYQSTLEIQTQFQEQQSLEFANTLNSLAGIYADLAQVDKAKPMYEKALAIREKKLGKLHPDYARVLNNLAGISQYTGAYEKAILQFQEAQQIYATSLGTKHVHYALTLNNLANVYFDIGNFNQAELLYSEALSIRENSFGRNNPKCAESINCLGNLYSAMGLKEKALKYYQEALLININTVGENNFGTANCMINIAVICTEMEQYEKAESFFLKSIEILKNTIGIENPEYATTLDNMANMYMAKHTYDKAEKLYLEALKIRETVLGVEHPEYAWSLNNLGSFYSVQNKPKVAEPYIIKAKEVLENIFGNEHPDYLLGLNNLIIHYWLINNNKELVEKFIESVNIEKKLVFGASRHLSENELAQYINGFTRTLDRLFSFNNLTKQLNSLCYNNLLFYKGYLLNATANLSRLVSLDTIHLNIYNELKKYHQDLGKELSLPIAIRSFDKIKLLEENVNTLEKELARKLLGLHEPQKDIVYQDILNHLKPNEAAVEFIHFNLVDPLPTNKTTYAALILKKDLPEPIFIQLFEQKTLDSLLHTNNGRRSEYVNSLYSISERGIKTQIQHKNNLADLIWKPLEKELVGIKTIFYSSSGLLHRINLDAIPINEAATISDSFHLIALGSTRQLLSPTNINFKNNSAILFGGINFEEDSSNIQFKEDAAKSATKNSDQTVASIEKFINFWEYLPGTEREVNALEKIIQKSGINTTLIKGFNATEESFKNIGLNNNPSPRILHIATHGYFFEDLIKSSQKSEINSQKENVFTISDHPMLRSGLIMAGGNAAWQGIQPPEGREDGILTAYEISQMNLSNTELVVLSACETGLGDIQGNEGVYGLQRAFKIAGAKYLIMSLWQVPDKQTSLLMTTFYKKWLEAEGPAKGGKKMTIPDAFHAAQKELRDNGLDPYNWAGFVLVE, from the coding sequence ATGATAAAAATCAAATCCATTTGTCTGCTTATATTAATTCCACTATTTGGTTTCTCTCAAATAAAAGATACCACGAAAATTTCGAAGAAAATAGATAGTCTATTACTTGAATCACAGGCTTTAATTGAAACTCGTAATTTAGATCTTGCATTTAAAAAACTTTCACTTGCAAAAACAATATGCTCAGATTCGTTCGGCACAAATTCTTTCCAATACGGATTGGTTTGCTATAAATTTGGAAATTATTTTGAAGAAGCAGGTGATTACCCAAATGCTGAAAAATGGTATCAATCCACTTTGGAAATTCAAACTCAATTTCAAGAACAACAAAGTCTTGAATTTGCTAATACCTTAAACTCACTTGCAGGTATCTATGCCGATTTAGCTCAGGTCGACAAAGCCAAACCTATGTATGAAAAAGCTTTAGCTATTCGCGAAAAAAAATTAGGAAAACTCCATCCCGATTATGCCAGAGTTTTAAATAATCTAGCCGGCATTTCTCAATATACCGGAGCGTATGAAAAAGCGATATTACAATTTCAAGAAGCCCAACAAATTTATGCAACATCTTTAGGCACTAAACATGTTCATTATGCATTAACATTAAATAATTTAGCCAATGTATATTTTGATATTGGCAACTTCAATCAGGCAGAATTACTTTATTCTGAAGCATTATCAATTCGCGAGAATTCGTTTGGTAGAAATAATCCAAAATGTGCAGAAAGTATAAATTGTCTTGGAAATTTATATTCTGCCATGGGCTTAAAAGAAAAAGCACTAAAATATTATCAGGAAGCACTTTTAATTAATATTAATACAGTAGGAGAAAATAACTTTGGCACTGCTAACTGCATGATCAATATTGCCGTAATATGTACCGAAATGGAACAATATGAAAAAGCAGAAAGTTTTTTTTTAAAATCAATTGAAATACTCAAGAATACCATCGGAATTGAAAATCCAGAATACGCCACAACATTAGATAACATGGCCAATATGTACATGGCCAAACATACTTATGATAAAGCTGAAAAATTATATTTAGAAGCATTAAAAATCAGAGAAACTGTTTTAGGAGTGGAACATCCTGAATATGCATGGAGCTTAAATAATCTTGGGAGTTTCTATAGTGTTCAAAATAAACCTAAAGTCGCAGAACCCTATATTATTAAAGCAAAAGAAGTTTTAGAAAATATATTTGGAAACGAACACCCAGACTACCTGCTTGGTTTAAATAATTTAATTATACACTATTGGCTAATCAATAACAACAAAGAGCTGGTAGAAAAATTTATTGAATCTGTTAATATTGAGAAAAAACTTGTTTTTGGAGCGTCGCGGCATCTTTCTGAAAATGAACTAGCCCAATATATAAATGGATTTACAAGAACTCTAGATCGATTGTTTTCATTTAATAATCTTACGAAACAACTGAATAGCCTTTGTTATAATAACCTCCTTTTTTATAAAGGCTATTTATTAAATGCTACGGCTAACCTTAGTAGATTAGTTAGCCTTGACACAATTCATTTAAATATTTATAACGAACTTAAAAAATACCATCAAGATCTTGGAAAAGAACTTTCGTTGCCGATAGCCATAAGATCCTTTGATAAAATAAAATTGCTTGAAGAAAATGTAAATACTTTAGAAAAAGAGCTGGCAAGAAAGCTTCTTGGTTTACATGAACCACAAAAAGATATTGTTTACCAGGACATATTAAATCATTTAAAACCTAATGAAGCTGCTGTTGAATTTATTCATTTTAATCTTGTAGATCCATTACCTACGAACAAAACAACTTATGCAGCGCTAATTTTAAAAAAGGATCTTCCAGAACCCATCTTTATTCAATTATTTGAACAAAAAACCCTGGACTCTTTGTTGCATACAAACAATGGCCGCAGATCAGAATACGTAAATTCTTTATACTCAATTTCTGAACGCGGCATAAAAACACAAATTCAACACAAAAATAATCTTGCAGATCTAATTTGGAAACCTCTAGAAAAAGAACTTGTCGGCATAAAAACTATATTTTATTCCTCATCCGGCTTACTTCACAGAATTAATCTTGATGCAATTCCAATAAATGAAGCTGCAACAATCTCAGATTCATTTCATTTAATTGCATTAGGTAGTACAAGACAACTATTGTCGCCAACAAATATAAATTTTAAAAATAATTCTGCTATTCTATTTGGTGGAATTAACTTTGAAGAAGACAGCTCAAATATTCAATTCAAAGAAGATGCAGCTAAGAGCGCAACAAAAAATTCAGATCAAACAGTTGCATCAATTGAAAAATTTATCAATTTCTGGGAATATTTACCAGGAACAGAACGGGAAGTGAATGCTTTGGAAAAAATAATTCAAAAGTCAGGAATTAACACAACGCTAATAAAAGGATTTAATGCAACAGAAGAATCATTTAAAAATATTGGTTTAAATAATAATCCATCTCCAAGAATTTTACATATTGCAACCCATGGATACTTTTTTGAAGATCTAATAAAAAGTAGTCAAAAGTCAGAAATTAATAGTCAAAAAGAAAATGTTTTTACAATCTCTGATCATCCGATGTTACGTTCAGGATTAATCATGGCAGGAGGAAATGCAGCCTGGCAAGGAATACAACCACCAGAAGGCAGAGAAGATGGAATATTAACTGCCTATGAAATTAGCCAAATGAATTTATCAAATACTGAACTAGTAGTGCTCTCGGCTTGCGAAACCGGATTAGGAGACATTCAAGGAAATGAAGGCGTGTATGGATTGCAACGTGCCTTTAAAATTGCAGGAGCAAAATATTTGATCATGAGTTTGTGGCAAGTACCCGACAAGCAAACCTCATTGTTGATGACCACTTTTTATAAGAAATGGCTAGAAGCCGAAGGTCCCGCCAAAGGCGGGAAAAAAATGACGATTCCGGATGCATTTCATGCTGCTCAAAAAGAATTGCGCGACAATGGTTTGGATCCTTACAATTGGGCGGGGTTTGTGTTGGTTGAATAA
- a CDS encoding CHAT domain-containing protein, whose protein sequence is MLLISAELSGQSTDSIVIKQVDSLILISRKLLSKNEHENALQIIGEAEKISLKYLGRKSIAYAKCCNNHARIVSRKAEYIEAEKWALESKLILEEILGKHDTEYALAVNNLGILYLEKGEFERAEPFLLEAKNIREINLGKNHRDYSQSLNNLGILYQDMGIYEKAEPLFIEALKLKEKNLEKDPLSYAKGLNNLAVLYLLLGKYENAEPYFIQTIDIRSKALGKVHIDYANGLANLALLYLKLGNFEKAEQLFIECKSIIEKTLGKAHPNYAEILNNLSVLYIEIANSEKVEAFLPEARDIWEKFLGKEHPLYASCLNNLGRFYWDSGDTVKAEVLFMESLSIKEKLLGKEHPDYAETLANLVQMKSDSWSYKKVESAYIETNSIWEKTLGKNSLEYLGNQFNLAQFYEKNKQFSKSEPLLADLINQDQKKLAKGITFLSERELLKYVSTFEKRMNSINYFLLTRHLNQEKTGILNNLCFDNALFYKGFILSSASQLNSMTKISPEAEEINLRLKAYRRRLAIEYAKPFLNRKNVNELEEMENRTEKELSIRIAGYRKIFENVSWTMIQTALKKDEICIEFISFPTPDLIKSKENQYGAILLRSDSKQTLCIPLFEEKSLDSLLHSKSERKADYVNGLYTLSDRGAIAVENPKKSLYEILWKPIEKNLDGIKTIYFSPSGLLHRLNLDAIPVSETETLADRYNLIELNSTRQLVIPTQIKNVNNEAVLYGGIQFEQDSIVQNNEPLIASRSRGELSFSSVDSTLRGGSWNYLAGTEREVNSIEKIMETSGLKVNLKKGYAATEESFKNLGANNNSSPRILHIATHGYFFPDTKNNSQESQVKNQNENVFTISDHPMLRSGLIMAGGNATWQGKQTLEGREDGILTAYEISQMNLSNTELVVLSACETGLGDIQGNEGVYGLQRAFKIAGAKYLIMSLWQVPDKQTSLLMTTFYKKWLENKMTIPDAFHAAQKELRNIGLDPYQWAGFVLVK, encoded by the coding sequence ATGCTTTTAATATCCGCTGAATTATCTGGACAATCAACAGATTCTATAGTAATTAAACAAGTGGATAGTCTCATTTTAATTTCCCGTAAGCTATTGAGTAAAAATGAACACGAAAATGCCCTTCAAATAATTGGTGAAGCAGAGAAAATCTCATTAAAATACTTAGGTAGGAAATCCATTGCTTATGCAAAGTGTTGCAATAACCATGCAAGAATTGTCAGCAGAAAAGCGGAATATATTGAGGCTGAAAAATGGGCTCTGGAATCAAAATTAATTTTAGAAGAAATTCTAGGCAAGCACGATACGGAGTATGCATTGGCTGTTAATAACCTGGGTATCCTCTATTTAGAGAAAGGAGAATTTGAACGGGCAGAACCTTTTCTATTAGAAGCAAAAAATATTCGTGAAATTAATCTAGGGAAAAATCATCGTGATTATAGTCAGAGCCTGAATAATCTTGGAATATTGTATCAGGATATGGGAATTTATGAAAAAGCTGAACCACTTTTTATAGAAGCGCTTAAACTTAAGGAAAAAAATCTAGAAAAGGACCCACTTTCGTATGCTAAAGGGCTAAATAATCTTGCTGTCTTATATCTTTTATTAGGAAAATATGAAAATGCTGAGCCTTATTTTATTCAAACCATTGACATCAGATCTAAAGCCTTAGGAAAAGTGCATATAGATTATGCTAATGGTTTAGCAAATTTGGCGCTTTTATATTTGAAATTAGGTAATTTTGAAAAAGCCGAACAATTATTCATTGAATGTAAATCAATCATCGAAAAGACCTTAGGTAAAGCTCATCCAAATTATGCAGAAATTCTAAATAACTTGTCTGTTTTGTATATAGAGATAGCCAATTCCGAAAAGGTGGAAGCATTTTTACCGGAAGCTAGAGATATTTGGGAGAAATTTCTTGGAAAAGAACACCCATTATATGCTTCCTGTCTGAATAATTTGGGTAGATTTTATTGGGATTCTGGTGACACTGTAAAAGCAGAAGTTCTTTTTATGGAATCTTTATCCATTAAAGAAAAGCTTCTGGGGAAAGAACATCCAGATTATGCAGAGACTTTGGCGAATCTTGTGCAAATGAAAAGCGATAGCTGGTCTTATAAAAAAGTTGAATCGGCTTACATTGAAACAAACTCTATATGGGAGAAAACATTAGGAAAAAATAGCCTGGAATACTTAGGGAACCAATTTAATTTGGCTCAATTTTACGAAAAAAATAAGCAATTTTCAAAATCAGAACCTTTATTGGCTGATTTGATTAATCAAGATCAGAAAAAACTAGCAAAAGGAATTACTTTTTTGTCTGAACGAGAACTCCTTAAATATGTTTCTACTTTTGAAAAAAGGATGAACAGTATAAATTATTTTTTGTTGACACGCCATCTAAATCAAGAGAAGACAGGAATTCTAAATAACCTGTGTTTTGACAATGCACTTTTTTACAAAGGCTTTATACTTTCGTCTGCTTCTCAATTAAACAGTATGACTAAAATATCTCCTGAAGCAGAAGAAATCAATCTTCGTTTAAAAGCATACAGACGTAGATTAGCCATTGAGTATGCAAAACCATTTTTAAATCGAAAGAATGTCAACGAATTAGAGGAAATGGAAAATCGCACAGAAAAAGAGCTTTCCATTCGAATTGCTGGTTATCGGAAAATATTTGAAAATGTTTCCTGGACAATGATTCAAACTGCATTAAAAAAAGATGAAATTTGTATAGAATTTATTTCATTCCCAACACCTGATTTAATAAAATCAAAAGAGAATCAATATGGTGCAATATTACTTCGATCAGATTCCAAACAAACCTTATGTATCCCGCTCTTCGAAGAAAAATCCCTGGACTCTTTATTGCATTCCAAATCCGAACGCAAAGCAGATTATGTAAATGGATTGTATACTTTGTCAGATCGCGGTGCCATTGCAGTTGAGAATCCAAAAAAATCATTATATGAAATACTTTGGAAACCTATTGAAAAAAATCTAGATGGCATAAAAACCATATATTTCTCACCAAGTGGTTTGTTACATCGGTTAAATCTGGACGCCATTCCTGTTTCTGAAACAGAGACCTTGGCAGACAGGTATAATTTGATTGAATTAAACAGTACCCGTCAGTTAGTAATTCCAACACAAATAAAAAATGTAAACAACGAAGCTGTTTTGTATGGCGGCATTCAATTTGAACAAGATAGTATTGTCCAAAATAATGAACCTTTAATTGCATCTCGGTCGAGAGGAGAATTATCCTTTTCGTCTGTAGATTCCACTTTAAGAGGTGGCTCCTGGAATTATCTGGCAGGAACAGAACGCGAAGTGAATTCTATTGAGAAGATAATGGAAACTTCCGGTTTAAAAGTGAATTTAAAAAAAGGATACGCTGCAACAGAAGAATCTTTTAAAAATTTAGGAGCAAATAATAATTCATCTCCTCGAATATTACACATCGCAACGCATGGATATTTTTTCCCAGATACCAAAAATAATAGTCAAGAATCACAAGTCAAGAATCAAAATGAAAATGTTTTTACAATCTCTGATCATCCGATGCTACGTTCAGGACTTATAATGGCTGGAGGAAATGCAACTTGGCAAGGAAAACAAACACTAGAAGGAAGAGAAGATGGAATCCTAACTGCCTATGAAATTAGCCAAATGAATTTATCAAATACCGAACTAGTAGTGCTCTCGGCTTGCGAAACCGGACTTGGAGATATCCAAGGGAACGAAGGAGTGTACGGCTTACAACGTGCATTTAAAATCGCTGGAGCAAAATATCTCATCATGTCTTTGTGGCAAGTTCCTGACAAACAAACAAGTTTATTGATGACCACATTTTACAAAAAATGGCTGGAGAATAAAATGACGATACCAGATGCCTTTCATGCAGCACAAAAGGAATTACGTAACATCGGATTGGATCCGTATCAGTGGGCTGGATTTGTATTAGTGAAGTAA
- a CDS encoding CHAT domain-containing protein: protein MKYLLFFLMTFCLSTITAQTVDSMVIKQVDSLIKVSRTLTGQRNFDKALEVNAAAEKIALEKLGRESAAYGSCAFNRGRVNYLKKDHPEAEIWYLEAKAIREKAIGKEHPDYVWSLNNLALLYKDIGNYQKAEPLYLEAKAISEKTVGKVHPDYAMILNNMAVCYKEMGNYEKAEPPFLEAKAIREKALGKEHRDYAQSLSNLAAMYMEMSNYEKAEPLYLESKAIREKAIGKDHPDYAGSLNNLAILYSDMGNYQKAEPFFLEAKAIWEKALGKEHPEYARSLNNLAILYRTMGNYAKAEPLYLENKAICEKAFGKEHPDYARSLNNLTNLYSIMGNYEKAEPLYLESKAIYEKSFGKEHPDYARSLSNLAHLFKDMGNYEKAEPLYLELSSVNQKLLEKALHHLSESELKKYMNNFATSQSRALSFMHQTAGTKARAICYDNSLFYKGFLLNAANQIKNLAHTDATTTEKFNLLKSYERLLAAQYALPIAERDSGKVADLEEKSNTLEKDLARTVAGFGDAMRQVNWQEVQRNLAAGEAAVEFVHYGFAEIKQNDSTMYAALLLLPEAQQPIFILLFEEKSLDSLLHSKSDRKADYVNSLYTLADRGAIAIEATKKSLYEILWQPLEKELSGIKTIYFSPTGLLHRINLDAIPVSETETLADRYNLIALNSTRQLVIPTQVKISNNDAVLFGGIQFEQDSILQINEPLLASRSRGELTFKSMDSTLRGGTWNYLAGTEREVNSIEKIMQTSGVNVSLKKGYQATEESFKNIGANNSASPRILHFATHGYFFPDPKSTAQKSSLNGEQESVFKISDHPMLRSGLIMAGGNAAWQGKQTLEGREDGILTAYEISQMNLSNTELVVLSACETGLGDIKGNEGVYGLQRAFKIAGVKYLIMSLWQVPDKQTSLLMTTFYKKWLSEKMTIPNAFHAAQKELRDNGLDPYNWAGFVLVE from the coding sequence ATGAAATATTTATTGTTTTTTTTAATGACCTTTTGTTTATCAACCATTACAGCGCAGACGGTTGATTCGATGGTCATTAAACAAGTGGACAGCCTCATCAAGGTTTCCCGCACCCTTACAGGGCAGCGGAACTTCGACAAAGCCCTCGAAGTGAATGCCGCTGCCGAAAAAATCGCCCTCGAAAAACTGGGGCGTGAGTCGGCGGCGTATGGCAGTTGTGCCTTCAATAGGGGCAGAGTGAATTATTTAAAAAAAGACCATCCCGAAGCTGAAATATGGTATCTTGAAGCCAAAGCCATCCGGGAAAAAGCTATCGGCAAGGAGCATCCCGACTATGTTTGGAGCCTGAACAACCTTGCGCTTTTGTACAAAGACATAGGCAACTACCAAAAAGCCGAACCCCTCTACCTTGAAGCCAAAGCTATCTCGGAAAAAACCGTCGGCAAGGTGCATCCCGACTATGCAATGATTTTAAACAACATGGCGGTTTGTTACAAGGAAATGGGCAACTATGAAAAAGCCGAACCCCCCTTCCTTGAAGCCAAAGCCATCCGGGAAAAAGCCCTCGGCAAGGAGCATCGCGACTATGCCCAAAGCCTGAGCAACCTGGCTGCTATGTACATGGAAATGAGCAACTATGAAAAAGCCGAACCCCTCTACCTCGAATCCAAAGCCATCCGGGAAAAAGCTATCGGCAAGGACCATCCAGACTATGCGGGGAGTCTTAATAACTTGGCAATTTTGTACTCGGACATGGGCAACTACCAAAAAGCTGAACCATTCTTCCTTGAAGCCAAAGCTATTTGGGAAAAAGCCCTTGGCAAGGAGCATCCCGAATATGCAAGAAGCCTGAATAACCTTGCGATTTTATACAGGACCATGGGCAACTACGCAAAGGCCGAACCCCTCTACCTAGAAAACAAAGCCATCTGCGAAAAAGCCTTCGGCAAGGAGCATCCAGACTATGCAAGGAGCCTGAATAACCTTACAAATTTGTACTCAATCATGGGAAACTACGAAAAAGCCGAACCCCTCTACCTCGAATCCAAAGCCATCTATGAAAAAAGCTTCGGCAAGGAGCATCCCGACTATGCGAGGAGCCTGAGTAACCTGGCGCATTTGTTTAAGGACATGGGCAACTATGAAAAAGCAGAACCCCTTTACCTTGAATTATCCTCAGTAAATCAAAAGCTACTGGAAAAAGCCTTGCACCACCTCTCGGAGAGTGAACTGAAAAAGTACATGAACAATTTTGCCACAAGTCAAAGCCGGGCGCTATCCTTTATGCATCAAACTGCAGGGACGAAGGCAAGGGCTATCTGTTACGACAACAGCCTTTTTTATAAAGGTTTCTTGCTCAATGCCGCCAACCAAATTAAAAACCTGGCGCACACCGACGCCACGACCACCGAAAAATTCAACCTATTGAAGTCTTACGAACGCCTCCTCGCTGCCCAATATGCTCTGCCCATTGCCGAACGTGACAGCGGAAAAGTCGCCGATTTGGAAGAAAAATCCAACACCCTCGAAAAAGACCTCGCCCGCACTGTAGCAGGCTTCGGCGATGCCATGCGGCAGGTCAATTGGCAGGAAGTACAGCGCAATCTGGCGGCTGGTGAGGCGGCAGTCGAGTTCGTCCACTACGGGTTTGCCGAAATAAAGCAGAATGATAGCACAATGTACGCCGCCCTCTTACTTTTACCAGAAGCCCAACAGCCCATCTTCATTCTGCTTTTCGAAGAAAAATCACTGGACTCATTACTACATTCCAAATCAGACCGCAAAGCGGATTATGTCAATTCATTATACACACTTGCTGACCGAGGGGCAATAGCTATTGAAGCAACTAAAAAATCCTTGTATGAAATTTTATGGCAGCCTTTGGAGAAAGAGTTATCAGGTATTAAAACCATTTATTTTTCACCAACTGGATTATTGCATCGAATCAACCTCGATGCCATTCCTGTTTCTGAGACAGAGACCTTAGCAGACCGATACAATTTAATAGCACTCAACAGTACCCGACAGTTGGTCATTCCGACTCAAGTAAAAATTTCCAATAATGATGCCGTTCTATTTGGTGGTATTCAATTTGAACAAGACAGTATATTGCAAATTAATGAACCATTACTTGCATCAAGATCCCGAGGAGAATTAACTTTTAAGTCAATGGATTCAACACTTAGAGGTGGCACATGGAATTACCTTGCAGGCACTGAGCGTGAAGTCAACTCCATTGAAAAAATCATGCAGACTTCAGGAGTGAATGTTAGCTTGAAAAAAGGCTACCAAGCTACGGAGGAATCCTTCAAAAATATCGGTGCAAATAATTCTGCTTCTCCTAGGATATTACACTTCGCTACACATGGTTACTTCTTTCCGGATCCAAAAAGCACTGCTCAAAAATCAAGTTTAAACGGAGAGCAGGAATCTGTATTCAAAATTTCAGATCACCCCATGCTTCGTTCCGGATTAATCATGGCCGGAGGCAATGCAGCCTGGCAAGGCAAACAAACACTGGAAGGAAGAGAAGATGGCATTCTAACTGCGTACGAGATATCCCAGATGAATTTATCGAATACAGAATTAGTTGTTTTGTCGGCATGTGAAACCGGATTAGGTGACATAAAAGGCAACGAAGGTGTTTACGGTTTGCAACGCGCATTCAAAATCGCAGGAGTAAAATATCTGATCATGAGTTTGTGGCAAGTGCCAGATAAACAAACATCTTTATTGATGACCACATTTTATAAAAAATGGTTGAGTGAAAAAATGACTATTCCGAATGCATTTCATGCAGCACAAAAGGAATTGCGTGACAATGGATTGGACCCTTACAATTGGGCGGGGTTTGTGTTGGTGGAGTAA